A single genomic interval of Spirosoma linguale DSM 74 harbors:
- a CDS encoding adenylate kinase (TIGRFAM: adenylate kinase~PFAM: adenylate kinase~KEGG: ccs:CCNA_01327 adenylate kinase/nucleoside- diphosphate kinase): MLNLVLFGPPGAGKGTQSEYLIKKYNLVHLSTGDLLRSQIAAGTELGLRAKQLMDQGLLVPDEVVIGMIESKLQENQTPATHSDGSLTGGFIFDGFPRTVPQAVALDQLLSIHNTKITIMIALVVDSEELTRRLLLRGQTSGRPDDQNEELIRRRVKEYNDKTAPVADYYSQQGKFAAIDGIGEIDTIFKEICHQIDEAVGR; encoded by the coding sequence ATGCTTAACCTTGTACTGTTTGGCCCGCCGGGTGCCGGAAAAGGAACCCAAAGCGAATATTTAATTAAAAAATATAACCTGGTTCATCTGTCAACTGGAGACTTACTGCGCTCTCAGATTGCTGCTGGTACCGAATTGGGTTTGCGGGCGAAGCAACTTATGGATCAGGGCTTATTGGTGCCAGACGAAGTTGTTATTGGTATGATTGAAAGTAAGCTTCAGGAAAACCAGACGCCTGCTACACATAGCGATGGTAGTTTGACAGGTGGGTTTATTTTCGATGGCTTCCCAAGAACGGTCCCACAAGCGGTTGCTTTAGACCAACTATTGAGTATACACAATACGAAGATCACGATTATGATCGCACTCGTTGTGGATAGCGAAGAACTAACACGGCGTTTGCTGCTTCGTGGTCAAACCTCCGGTCGGCCTGATGACCAGAACGAGGAATTGATCCGACGACGCGTAAAAGAATATAATGATAAGACCGCTCCTGTTGCTGACTATTATAGTCAACAGGGGAAATTCGCTGCGATTGACGGCATTGGTGAGATAGACACGATTTTTAAAGAAATCTGTCATCAAATTGATGAGGCAGTCGGGCGGTAA
- a CDS encoding GTP-binding protein Obg/CgtA (TIGRFAM: GTP-binding protein Obg/CgtA; small GTP- binding protein~PFAM: GTP1/OBG sub domain protein; GTP-binding protein HSR1-related~KEGG: gsu:GSU3213 GTPase ObgE) yields MASSNFIDYVKINCRSGAGGAGSVHFRREKHTPKGGPDGGDGGRGGHIILRGNAQLWTLLHLKYRKHVKAGNGVAGEGGRRSGAQGEDVILDVPLGTIARDPETGQQVAEITEDGQEIILFAGGRGGMGNDHFKSATQQAPEYAQPGEPGREEWVVLELKLLADVGLVGFPNAGKSTLLSVLSAARPEIADYPFTTLVPNLGVVAYRDYKSFVMADIPGIIEGASQGKGLGLRFLRHIERNSILLFLIPATSENIRQEYNTLLNELREFNPELMDKTRMLAITKMDLVDDETRQILQADLPKKIPVAYISAVSQQGLDELKDIIWQNLTNSEPV; encoded by the coding sequence ATGGCTTCCTCAAACTTCATTGATTACGTAAAAATAAATTGCCGCTCCGGAGCGGGCGGTGCAGGATCTGTTCACTTCCGCCGGGAAAAGCATACGCCCAAAGGTGGACCAGATGGGGGCGACGGAGGGCGCGGAGGGCATATTATTCTCCGCGGAAACGCACAACTCTGGACGCTTCTACATTTAAAGTACCGCAAGCACGTTAAAGCGGGCAACGGTGTGGCGGGTGAAGGCGGTCGGCGAAGTGGTGCTCAGGGCGAAGATGTTATTCTGGATGTACCGCTTGGCACCATTGCAAGAGACCCTGAGACGGGCCAACAAGTAGCTGAAATTACGGAAGATGGGCAGGAGATTATTCTGTTTGCCGGCGGACGTGGAGGTATGGGTAACGACCATTTCAAGTCCGCGACGCAGCAAGCGCCCGAATATGCCCAGCCCGGCGAACCGGGTCGTGAAGAATGGGTAGTTCTCGAATTAAAATTATTAGCCGACGTCGGGCTGGTTGGTTTTCCAAATGCGGGTAAATCAACGCTGTTATCGGTGTTGTCGGCTGCCCGGCCTGAAATTGCGGATTATCCCTTTACAACCCTTGTCCCTAATTTAGGGGTCGTAGCGTACAGAGATTACAAATCGTTTGTAATGGCCGATATTCCGGGGATCATTGAAGGGGCTTCGCAGGGGAAAGGACTTGGCTTGCGTTTTTTACGCCACATTGAACGTAACTCCATTCTACTGTTCCTGATCCCGGCAACCAGCGAGAACATTCGTCAGGAGTACAATACCCTGCTGAATGAGTTACGCGAGTTTAATCCGGAACTTATGGATAAGACCCGGATGCTGGCTATTACGAAAATGGATCTTGTTGACGATGAAACCCGGCAGATACTACAGGCCGATTTACCCAAAAAGATACCCGTAGCCTATATTTCGGCCGTTAGTCAACAAGGTTTGGATGAATTAAAAGATATAATCTGGCAAAACCTGACAAATAGTGAGCCGGTCTGA
- a CDS encoding hypothetical protein (KEGG: ypi:YpsIP31758_4008 putative invasin), whose translation MRYFSVAIGAAFILLLPLFVLAQVQVSFPTTRAVLQRNNSNQATIRITGYYTATVGRVEARLQARDGIGSSTDWVTLQNNPSGGVFSGDITGSGGWYNLEVRGMNGDQQVGNSTTVERVGIGEVFVVAGQSNAQGIHQDAPNPLNDLVNCVNYRYPDQGFPNEPPTPVFTQLDNSSGFTIAPRGMGSWAWGQLGDILAKRLRVPILFFNAAFTGTFVRNWRDSAPEGGVAYGPGGAYPARQPYINLKLALQFYANSLGVRAVLWQQGESDNLYNTSKDQYVNDLQYVINQSRQEYNSNTSWVVARVSYGDFTGGVDPAIIDAQNQVISTTANVFAGPNTDVIQIPRQRPPRNDPEGVHFDYNGLVDLANAWNASLNDSFFQRSTPISPVASPTISIACASNNNLSLTVNGNYASVQWESGESGNSITKGAGVYRAKVKDSRGNTLFTNQVRVSDAPIAATSDNRPPSVCIGSSLALTTNYDNVTWLNQQNNTTVATSRNFSTVSAGAYYVRYRDVSGCEFTSNVLNVTVNPLPDTPTITNDKPTVFCQGDNTTLRANVDNIQYNWSDGQKNKVVNVGNSGSYFLTVTDRNGCTSAQSNTIAVTANPVPAKPTIATNGPTTFCADRTITLTAPQNVAYQWTSGQTTQSITLSQSGNFAVKTSNQFGCTSEQSDVLTIQVNPLPQTPSITAGGATTFCEGNRVTLSASSNNTIVWSSGQRSNSITVSTSGNFTVQALDQNGCLSPFSPVIAVKVNPLPATPTILAAPSPIICEGDRATLRVDGPYTVFWSTGDSTQRIMTGSAGNYSAKIRDVNGCVSAQAGAITVELRPLPPSPTINVIGTYTLQAISSTNGTVFRWRVGTDSLAAQTAIIKANQSGSYTARASIVYSQALTCFSLPSAPFAFTVDVSNKGLSVYPNPNPAKIITIETLANLTNAVITIYTINGQIVFTTPVPSLDERKQLVLTSLTSGSYILRVQSADFDVSKRIILGL comes from the coding sequence ATGAGATACTTTTCCGTAGCCATTGGTGCGGCATTTATTTTATTGCTTCCCCTTTTTGTTCTAGCTCAGGTTCAGGTGTCTTTTCCGACGACACGGGCGGTTTTGCAACGAAACAATTCAAATCAGGCAACTATTCGTATAACAGGGTATTATACCGCAACAGTCGGGCGTGTTGAAGCCCGTTTACAGGCAAGGGATGGTATAGGCTCCTCAACCGATTGGGTAACACTTCAAAATAATCCATCGGGAGGGGTATTCAGCGGTGATATAACGGGCTCAGGTGGCTGGTACAATCTCGAAGTACGGGGTATGAACGGCGACCAGCAAGTGGGTAATTCAACAACTGTAGAGCGCGTTGGCATTGGCGAAGTATTTGTCGTAGCCGGACAGTCTAATGCACAGGGTATCCATCAGGATGCACCCAATCCACTGAATGACCTGGTAAACTGCGTTAACTACCGTTACCCAGACCAAGGCTTTCCGAACGAACCACCCACCCCCGTATTCACCCAACTCGATAATTCATCGGGTTTTACAATAGCGCCCAGAGGAATGGGTAGCTGGGCATGGGGGCAGTTGGGCGATATTCTGGCGAAAAGGTTACGTGTTCCTATTCTATTTTTTAACGCAGCTTTTACAGGAACGTTTGTACGTAACTGGCGTGATAGTGCGCCCGAAGGTGGAGTGGCTTATGGCCCTGGCGGGGCCTACCCTGCCCGTCAGCCGTACATTAACTTAAAACTTGCCCTTCAGTTTTATGCCAATTCCCTCGGCGTGCGCGCTGTACTTTGGCAGCAGGGCGAATCCGATAACCTTTACAATACGTCAAAAGATCAGTATGTCAACGATCTTCAGTACGTTATCAATCAGTCTCGGCAGGAATACAACAGTAACACGTCGTGGGTAGTAGCCCGTGTGAGTTACGGCGACTTTACCGGTGGAGTTGACCCAGCTATCATTGACGCTCAGAATCAGGTTATCAGCACAACCGCCAATGTATTTGCCGGGCCTAATACAGATGTGATTCAAATACCACGCCAACGGCCGCCACGCAATGATCCGGAGGGTGTTCACTTCGATTATAATGGCCTTGTCGATTTGGCAAACGCCTGGAACGCGAGTTTAAACGATTCTTTTTTTCAGCGTTCTACACCTATATCACCAGTTGCCTCGCCAACAATCTCTATCGCTTGTGCTTCTAACAACAACCTTTCTCTTACCGTAAATGGTAACTACGCCAGTGTGCAATGGGAGTCGGGAGAATCAGGTAATAGTATTACGAAGGGAGCAGGTGTATATCGTGCTAAGGTCAAAGATTCACGGGGAAATACGCTTTTCACCAATCAGGTGCGGGTATCTGATGCACCAATTGCGGCAACGAGCGATAATAGGCCGCCCTCTGTTTGTATAGGCAGTAGCCTGGCACTAACAACGAATTATGACAATGTAACCTGGCTAAACCAGCAGAATAACACAACGGTAGCAACGTCACGCAACTTCTCGACTGTTTCGGCCGGTGCCTACTACGTTCGCTATCGGGATGTGAGCGGCTGTGAGTTTACATCGAATGTATTGAACGTAACGGTAAACCCATTACCCGACACGCCTACAATTACCAACGACAAACCAACGGTATTCTGCCAAGGGGATAACACGACGCTTCGTGCCAATGTTGATAACATCCAGTACAACTGGAGCGATGGCCAAAAGAATAAGGTGGTGAACGTTGGCAACTCGGGTTCTTACTTCCTGACGGTAACGGATCGGAATGGTTGTACATCAGCGCAGTCAAACACAATTGCAGTTACTGCGAACCCCGTACCCGCTAAACCTACCATCGCCACGAACGGCCCAACCACCTTCTGCGCAGACAGAACCATTACCCTAACTGCTCCCCAAAATGTCGCTTATCAGTGGACAAGCGGTCAAACAACCCAGAGCATCACCCTTAGCCAGTCCGGTAATTTTGCGGTTAAGACCAGTAACCAGTTCGGATGCACATCTGAGCAGTCAGATGTGTTGACGATTCAGGTCAATCCTCTCCCACAAACCCCATCTATTACAGCTGGCGGTGCAACAACGTTTTGCGAAGGCAATCGTGTTACGTTAAGTGCAAGCAGCAACAACACGATTGTATGGTCCAGTGGCCAGCGCAGCAACAGCATTACTGTTAGTACGTCTGGCAATTTTACCGTTCAGGCACTTGACCAAAATGGCTGTTTATCGCCCTTTTCACCGGTTATAGCCGTGAAAGTAAACCCTCTGCCTGCAACGCCAACCATACTTGCGGCTCCTTCTCCTATCATTTGTGAAGGAGATAGAGCCACCTTACGGGTTGACGGTCCATATACTGTTTTTTGGAGCACCGGCGATTCTACCCAGCGCATTATGACCGGTTCAGCGGGCAATTACTCCGCCAAAATCCGGGATGTTAATGGCTGTGTTTCTGCTCAGGCAGGAGCCATAACGGTTGAATTAAGACCACTTCCCCCTTCTCCTACCATTAATGTCATTGGTACCTACACCCTTCAGGCGATAAGCTCAACGAATGGCACCGTATTCCGCTGGCGGGTGGGTACTGATTCGCTAGCGGCACAAACGGCCATTATTAAAGCAAATCAATCTGGTTCCTATACGGCGCGCGCGTCAATCGTCTACTCACAAGCACTAACCTGCTTCTCGTTACCATCGGCTCCATTCGCTTTTACGGTCGATGTAAGCAATAAGGGATTAAGTGTTTACCCGAATCCTAATCCGGCTAAAATTATCACAATAGAAACACTGGCTAACCTGACAAATGCCGTTATCACCATTTATACCATCAATGGTCAGATAGTCTTCACTACACCGGTTCCCTCCCTGGATGAGCGAAAACAATTGGTTTTAACCAGTTTGACCTCAGGCTCTTACATTTTACGTGTACAATCGGCTGATTTTGACGTTTCAAAGCGAATTATACTCGGATTGTAA
- a CDS encoding protein of unknown function DUF303 acetylesterase putative (PFAM: protein of unknown function DUF303 acetylesterase putative~KEGG: ppg:PputGB1_0186 hypothetical protein), translated as MKNCYLLKHLLVISLLATGTHLSAQTTNQVLKITYPESRAIFQRENDNTSTIYLSGSLYQPVDSVQARLQVEVAGQGLNTNWVTIQRNPQGGIFQGSIRARGGWYRLEVQAFVGGVATASDVVRKVGIGEVFIITGQSNAQGFQNYGAVGAVDDRVNCVAYDNTKANSLSDPPAPTFQQLTATSLIGPRGQSAWCWGYLGDLLVKQYNVPILFINTAWVGTTIQNWTESSLGKVTKNLFALGTPDENFPAGMPYGNLITALRYYCSLQGLRAVLWQQGEFDNFPLRSTRQDYANNMQFLVNKTRNDTDRYPAWVLARSSYNNGMVSQDIIQAQNDVINTYNNNVFAGPFTDNIQIPRFDPVHFGNRATNNPGDKGLNDLGQAWFESLNAVFFSSSRPLPPLPQPTIAVVCSPAANSINLTLPSLFKSYSWSSGQTTQNITVTQPGVYRATLKDAYGNTFLSPALDLQGPIQPATPTISLASQPGKVVDFQQQVCADSTLSLLANTSANSTGVWSYSTTTSVTKAIKLSTSGSYTLQAVNVYGCKSAQPATVNLTVRPKVPTPTIEQIGAYSLQAVLPRPTGGQPDLFDWRRAAGEVIPQTGAVVKVIVSENYSARTKTTFTLNSGSALTCFSDFSTPKAFTFDRSNGGVSIYPNPSSNGMVTIETIEDLVDASVDVFSLGGQKLFSSQVPSFNERKAIDLTGLSQGVYLVRVRSAGFDVSRRIIINR; from the coding sequence ATGAAGAATTGTTACTTATTAAAGCATCTACTTGTCATTAGCTTGCTAGCTACTGGTACACACCTGTCAGCACAGACAACGAATCAGGTCTTAAAAATTACCTATCCTGAAAGCCGGGCGATTTTTCAACGCGAGAATGATAATACCAGTACTATTTACTTATCGGGAAGCTTATATCAACCCGTCGACAGTGTTCAGGCTCGCCTGCAGGTAGAAGTAGCTGGGCAGGGCCTCAACACAAACTGGGTGACCATTCAACGGAATCCACAGGGCGGAATTTTTCAGGGTTCGATACGAGCCAGAGGTGGTTGGTACAGACTGGAAGTACAGGCGTTCGTTGGCGGTGTTGCTACCGCAAGTGACGTTGTCCGTAAGGTTGGTATCGGCGAGGTATTCATTATAACGGGCCAGTCGAACGCGCAGGGTTTCCAGAACTACGGAGCGGTAGGCGCCGTGGATGACCGGGTAAACTGCGTTGCCTACGACAATACCAAAGCTAACTCACTGAGCGATCCTCCAGCTCCTACGTTTCAGCAATTAACCGCCACATCGTTGATTGGCCCGCGAGGACAGAGCGCCTGGTGTTGGGGGTACCTGGGCGATTTGTTAGTTAAACAGTACAATGTTCCTATATTGTTTATCAATACCGCCTGGGTGGGAACAACCATTCAAAACTGGACGGAAAGCTCCCTTGGAAAAGTTACCAAGAACCTTTTCGCTCTGGGCACCCCCGACGAAAACTTTCCGGCTGGAATGCCATACGGAAACCTTATCACCGCTCTTCGCTATTACTGCTCTCTACAGGGATTGCGGGCTGTGTTATGGCAACAGGGCGAATTTGACAACTTCCCGCTGCGCTCTACCCGTCAGGACTACGCCAATAACATGCAGTTCTTGGTCAATAAAACGCGTAATGATACAGATCGGTATCCGGCCTGGGTATTGGCCCGATCGTCTTATAACAATGGCATGGTAAGTCAGGACATCATTCAGGCTCAGAATGATGTGATTAACACCTACAACAACAACGTATTTGCGGGGCCCTTTACCGACAACATCCAGATTCCACGCTTTGACCCCGTTCACTTTGGTAACAGAGCCACGAACAATCCGGGAGATAAAGGCCTGAATGATTTGGGACAAGCCTGGTTTGAGAGCCTTAACGCTGTTTTCTTTTCAAGCTCGCGTCCACTGCCTCCCCTGCCTCAGCCAACTATCGCGGTGGTCTGTTCACCAGCGGCAAATAGTATCAATCTGACCCTCCCCAGTTTATTTAAATCGTATTCCTGGAGTTCGGGACAAACCACGCAGAACATTACAGTTACACAACCAGGGGTTTACCGGGCCACTTTAAAGGATGCATATGGAAACACGTTTCTATCGCCGGCACTTGACCTGCAAGGGCCAATTCAACCGGCAACACCAACTATTTCGCTGGCCAGCCAGCCCGGTAAAGTAGTCGATTTTCAACAGCAGGTTTGTGCAGACTCAACACTGTCATTGCTGGCTAACACATCGGCCAACAGCACAGGCGTATGGAGTTATAGTACCACAACGTCCGTTACCAAAGCCATCAAATTAAGCACATCGGGATCGTATACCCTCCAGGCCGTGAACGTTTATGGCTGTAAATCCGCACAGCCCGCAACGGTCAATTTAACGGTTCGCCCCAAAGTACCGACGCCCACCATCGAGCAGATCGGTGCTTATAGCCTGCAAGCCGTGTTGCCAAGGCCAACAGGAGGCCAGCCCGACTTATTCGACTGGCGACGCGCTGCTGGCGAGGTGATCCCCCAAACCGGTGCAGTGGTGAAGGTAATCGTTTCCGAGAACTACTCGGCGCGTACCAAAACAACTTTTACCCTCAATAGCGGGTCTGCCCTAACGTGCTTTTCCGACTTTAGTACGCCCAAAGCCTTTACATTTGACCGATCTAACGGAGGGGTAAGTATATACCCAAATCCATCTTCCAACGGTATGGTCACCATAGAAACCATTGAAGATTTGGTTGATGCCAGCGTCGACGTCTTTTCGCTGGGTGGGCAGAAGCTGTTTTCATCTCAGGTTCCTTCTTTTAACGAACGAAAGGCCATTGACTTGACAGGCCTATCGCAGGGCGTTTATCTGGTGCGGGTACGTTCAGCCGGTTTTGATGTCTCCAGACGTATTATTATAAACCGATAG
- a CDS encoding NADH-ubiquinone/plastoquinone oxidoreductase chain 3 (PFAM: NADH-ubiquinone/plastoquinone oxidoreductase chain 3~KEGG: geo:Geob_0462 NADH-ubiquinone/plastoquinone oxidoreductase chain 3): protein MNATYLPADYIPVLIQLGLALGFIVTTMIVTHSIGPKRNSQKKDDPFECGIPVQGDARTPISIKYFLIAILFVLFDVEVIFLYPWAVNFKGLGMTGFIEMVLFMGLLLAGFYYVIRKGVLKWE, encoded by the coding sequence ATGAACGCAACTTACCTACCGGCTGATTACATACCGGTACTTATTCAATTAGGTCTGGCGCTTGGATTCATTGTAACCACAATGATCGTAACTCACTCTATTGGCCCGAAAAGAAACAGCCAGAAAAAGGACGATCCTTTTGAGTGTGGTATACCTGTTCAGGGCGACGCACGGACGCCAATTTCTATCAAATATTTCCTGATTGCCATCCTCTTCGTACTGTTTGATGTAGAGGTTATCTTTTTATACCCCTGGGCTGTAAATTTCAAAGGACTTGGTATGACCGGCTTCATTGAAATGGTTCTGTTTATGGGCTTGTTGCTGGCCGGTTTCTACTATGTCATCCGCAAGGGTGTTCTGAAGTGGGAATAA
- a CDS encoding NADH-quinone oxidoreductase, B subunit (KEGG: similar to NADH dehydrogenase (ubiquinone) Fe- S   protein 7~TIGRFAM: NADH-quinone oxidoreductase, B subunit~PFAM: NADH ubiquinone oxidoreductase 20 kDa subunit): protein MATDIKLAEAPASYDGPGFSATSFDKIIGLARANSLWPLPFATSCCGIEFMSTMASHYDLARFGSERPSFSPRQADMLLVAGTIAKKMGPIVKQVYLQMAEPRWVIAIGACASSGGIFDTYSVLQGIDRIIPVDVYVPGCPPRPEQILEGVMQVQELAKNESLRRRNTDEYTKLLNSYNIQ from the coding sequence ATGGCAACTGATATTAAGCTGGCTGAAGCCCCCGCGAGTTATGATGGGCCGGGCTTTTCGGCTACATCATTCGATAAAATAATTGGACTTGCCCGGGCTAACTCGCTCTGGCCACTGCCGTTCGCAACGTCCTGCTGTGGTATTGAGTTTATGTCGACCATGGCATCACACTATGACCTGGCACGTTTTGGCTCTGAACGGCCCAGCTTTTCACCCCGTCAGGCGGATATGCTGCTTGTAGCCGGTACCATTGCCAAAAAGATGGGGCCTATCGTGAAACAGGTTTACCTGCAAATGGCCGAGCCCCGTTGGGTTATTGCTATTGGTGCCTGTGCATCGAGCGGTGGTATTTTCGACACCTACAGCGTGCTACAGGGAATTGACCGCATTATTCCGGTCGATGTCTATGTTCCCGGCTGCCCACCCCGTCCCGAGCAAATTCTGGAAGGAGTTATGCAGGTACAGGAATTAGCCAAGAATGAATCACTGCGCCGTCGTAATACAGATGAGTATACGAAGCTGCTGAATTCATACAACATTCAATAA
- a CDS encoding NADH (or F420H2) dehydrogenase, subunit C (TIGRFAM: NADH (or F420H2) dehydrogenase, subunit C~PFAM: NADH dehydrogenase (ubiquinone) 30 kDa subunit~KEGG: oan:Oant_2422 NADH dehydrogenase subunit C), whose translation MLTNEEVAQIILNQFGETVTDFDDPYDLLTCSTSRDQIVSLVKFLKEHPTLQISFLTDITAIHYPDSAGKEFCVVYHLHSLTKNFRIRIKVYLTTDDLHIPTLIPLFAGANWMERETFDLFGILFDGHPDLRRILNMEEMDYHPMRKEYPLEDATREDKIDALFGR comes from the coding sequence ATGCTGACCAACGAAGAAGTTGCGCAGATTATACTAAATCAGTTTGGTGAAACGGTTACGGACTTTGATGATCCATATGACCTCCTGACCTGTTCGACCAGCCGGGACCAGATTGTTTCGCTGGTCAAGTTTTTGAAAGAACACCCAACGCTACAGATAAGCTTTCTGACCGATATCACGGCGATTCATTATCCCGATTCGGCTGGCAAAGAGTTCTGCGTTGTGTATCACCTGCACAGCCTGACCAAAAACTTCCGGATACGGATCAAAGTATACCTGACCACGGATGATCTGCACATCCCGACGCTTATTCCCCTCTTTGCCGGTGCCAACTGGATGGAGCGCGAAACCTTCGACCTGTTCGGTATTCTCTTCGATGGTCACCCCGACCTGCGCCGAATTCTGAACATGGAAGAAATGGATTACCATCCGATGCGCAAGGAATATCCGCTGGAAGATGCCACCCGGGAAGACAAAATTGATGCACTGTTTGGACGATAA
- a CDS encoding NADH dehydrogenase (quinone) (PFAM: NADH-ubiquinone oxidoreductase chain 49kDa~KEGG: scl:sce0525 NADH dehydrogenase (ubiquinone)): MVSEELDIANKNLPAEQGPVQYVNELTTLNLGPTHPATHGIFQNVLQMDGEKIVSGEQTIGYIHRAFEKIAERRPFYQITTLTDRMNYCSSPINNMGWHMTVEKLLGVEVPKRAQYIRVIMMELARLADHLICNGILGVDTGAFTGFLYIYQEREHIYEIYEEVCGARLTTNMGRIGGMERDLSPTAIRKIKELLVRFPKVLREFENLFNRNRIFMDRVVNVGGISAERALSYGFTGPNLRAAGVDYDVRVMNPYSSYQDFEFDIPVGQSGDTYDRFMVRNEEMWQSLRIIQQAIDNLPQGPFFADAPQYYLPPKQEVYKNMEALIYHFKIVMGEIEAPVGEVYHAVEGGNGELGFYLISDGGRTPYRLHFRRPCFIYYQAYPEMCKGLTLSDAIVIMSSMNVIAGELDA; the protein is encoded by the coding sequence ATGGTTTCCGAAGAACTCGATATTGCGAATAAAAACTTACCTGCCGAGCAGGGTCCGGTTCAATACGTCAATGAACTGACAACACTGAACCTCGGCCCCACTCACCCGGCTACGCACGGAATTTTTCAGAACGTCCTGCAAATGGATGGGGAGAAAATCGTGTCGGGAGAGCAGACTATTGGCTACATCCACCGGGCATTTGAGAAAATTGCCGAACGTCGGCCATTTTACCAGATCACGACCCTCACCGACCGCATGAACTACTGTTCGTCGCCCATCAACAATATGGGCTGGCACATGACAGTAGAGAAACTGCTAGGTGTAGAAGTTCCCAAACGGGCACAGTACATCCGGGTTATCATGATGGAGCTGGCCCGCCTGGCCGATCACCTTATCTGTAACGGTATTCTGGGTGTTGATACGGGTGCCTTCACGGGCTTTCTGTATATCTACCAGGAGCGGGAGCACATCTATGAGATCTACGAAGAGGTTTGCGGAGCCCGTCTTACTACCAACATGGGACGTATTGGCGGCATGGAACGCGACCTCTCCCCTACCGCTATTCGTAAGATCAAAGAACTGCTCGTTCGCTTCCCAAAAGTGCTGCGTGAATTCGAAAACCTGTTCAATCGTAACCGGATTTTCATGGATCGCGTTGTAAACGTTGGAGGTATCTCAGCAGAGCGGGCGTTGAGTTATGGCTTCACAGGTCCTAACCTACGTGCGGCTGGTGTTGACTACGACGTTCGGGTCATGAATCCGTACTCCTCGTACCAGGATTTTGAATTTGATATTCCCGTTGGGCAAAGTGGTGATACTTACGACCGGTTTATGGTGCGTAATGAAGAGATGTGGCAGAGCCTGCGTATCATTCAGCAAGCCATCGATAACCTGCCGCAAGGCCCGTTCTTTGCTGATGCCCCCCAATACTACCTACCTCCGAAACAGGAAGTATACAAAAATATGGAAGCTCTCATTTATCACTTCAAAATTGTGATGGGTGAAATAGAAGCTCCCGTTGGCGAAGTCTATCACGCGGTTGAAGGTGGTAATGGGGAACTGGGCTTCTACCTGATCAGTGACGGTGGACGTACTCCCTACCGGCTGCACTTCCGACGTCCGTGCTTTATCTATTATCAGGCCTACCCCGAAATGTGCAAGGGCTTAACGCTGTCTGATGCCATTGTTATCATGAGTAGCATGAACGTCATTGCCGGCGAGCTGGATGCATAA
- a CDS encoding NADH-quinone oxidoreductase, E subunit (KEGG: wol:WD0734 NADH dehydrogenase subunit E~TIGRFAM: NADH-quinone oxidoreductase, E subunit~PFAM: NADH dehydrogenase (ubiquinone) 24 kDa subunit), with amino-acid sequence MTTETNNTVTFTPERLTKAQEIIARYPEGKQKSALLPLLHLLQEQEGWTSPEGMDYVARMLDIQPIEVYEVASFYTMYHLNPVGKHVIEYCRTGPCCLMGGEDVYAHLKQRLGIDTGQTTVDGQFTLKEVECLAACGMGPVFQIREKYYMHLTNERVDEIIDELSK; translated from the coding sequence ATGACAACTGAAACCAACAATACTGTAACATTTACCCCGGAACGGCTCACTAAAGCGCAGGAAATTATAGCCCGGTATCCGGAAGGCAAGCAAAAATCAGCTTTGTTACCCTTGTTGCATTTATTGCAGGAACAGGAAGGCTGGACCAGCCCGGAGGGCATGGATTATGTTGCCCGGATGCTCGACATTCAACCCATCGAAGTATACGAAGTAGCGTCATTCTACACCATGTACCACCTTAACCCGGTTGGTAAGCACGTTATCGAATACTGTCGGACGGGCCCCTGCTGCCTGATGGGTGGAGAGGATGTGTATGCTCACCTCAAGCAACGGCTTGGCATTGATACTGGCCAGACAACCGTAGATGGCCAGTTTACACTCAAGGAAGTGGAGTGTCTGGCAGCTTGCGGTATGGGACCGGTGTTTCAAATTCGGGAAAAATATTACATGCACCTCACCAACGAACGTGTGGATGAGATCATTGATGAACTGTCGAAATAA